The proteins below are encoded in one region of Deltaproteobacteria bacterium:
- a CDS encoding acetyl-CoA hydrolase/transferase family protein, giving the protein MSWQEEYQKKCVTAREAVRLIKSGDQVFTRGNVATPRLLFRALIDRKHELERIQLVHLLLMGEEFAAPGLDEHFHHNALFVGPGDRQAVNAGKADYTPIFLSEIPGLFSSGHLQPDVTLLHVSPPDEHGFMSLGVEVLTSKAAADAARIVIVQVNDEMPRVLGDAFLHVSHVDAVVECSEPLPEFSCGTFGEVEQRIGTHIAGLIPDGATLQLGIGTIPDAVLASLKGKRDLGIHTEMISDGVMQAMEAGIITGEKKTIHHGKAVATLVLGSHALNRYVENNPAFELHPSSYTNDPFVIAQNDNLVAINSAIEVDLTGQVCADSIGTAIYSGFGGQLDFIRGAARSRGGKPIIALPAAAQRDTVSRIVPILKPGAGVVTTRGDVHYVVTEFGVAQLYGRTLRQRARALIDIAHPRFRESLEQAAHERKLL; this is encoded by the coding sequence GTGTCCTGGCAGGAAGAATACCAAAAGAAGTGTGTCACCGCCCGCGAAGCGGTACGACTGATTAAGAGCGGAGATCAGGTGTTTACCAGAGGCAACGTTGCCACCCCTCGCTTGTTGTTCCGCGCACTGATCGATCGCAAACACGAACTCGAACGGATCCAACTCGTCCACCTTCTGCTCATGGGAGAGGAATTCGCAGCGCCTGGACTCGATGAACATTTTCACCATAACGCTTTGTTTGTCGGCCCCGGCGATCGCCAAGCAGTCAACGCTGGCAAAGCGGACTACACTCCCATCTTCCTTTCCGAGATTCCGGGACTCTTCTCCTCGGGTCACCTGCAACCAGATGTCACCTTACTTCATGTCTCACCGCCCGATGAGCATGGGTTCATGAGCCTGGGCGTGGAAGTGCTTACCTCGAAAGCGGCGGCTGACGCAGCACGGATAGTGATCGTACAAGTGAACGATGAGATGCCACGCGTCTTAGGGGATGCGTTTCTCCATGTCTCACACGTTGACGCAGTCGTAGAATGCAGCGAGCCCCTGCCGGAGTTCTCGTGCGGGACCTTCGGCGAGGTTGAACAACGCATCGGCACCCACATTGCGGGACTCATTCCCGACGGCGCAACGCTGCAATTGGGCATTGGCACAATCCCCGATGCCGTGCTGGCCAGCCTCAAAGGCAAGCGTGACCTCGGTATCCATACGGAAATGATTTCCGACGGTGTGATGCAAGCGATGGAGGCCGGCATCATTACCGGTGAGAAAAAGACCATCCATCATGGTAAAGCCGTTGCCACCCTCGTGCTTGGCTCGCACGCGTTGAATCGCTATGTCGAGAACAACCCTGCGTTTGAACTCCATCCCTCATCATACACCAATGATCCATTCGTTATTGCGCAGAACGACAACCTGGTTGCGATCAACTCGGCAATCGAAGTCGACCTGACGGGTCAGGTATGCGCCGATTCTATTGGGACAGCGATTTATTCCGGGTTTGGTGGCCAGCTCGACTTTATCCGCGGTGCGGCACGGTCGCGTGGCGGAAAGCCAATCATTGCCTTGCCGGCAGCAGCTCAACGTGACACGGTGTCACGAATTGTGCCAATCCTGAAACCAGGTGCTGGCGTCGTGACCACCCGCGGCGATGTGCACTATGTAGTCACCGAGTTCGGCGTCGCGCAACTGTATGGCAGGACACTGCGCCAACGCGCACGCGCTTTGATCGATATCGCCCATCCTCGCTTTCGCGAGTCATTAGAACAGGCAGCGCACGAGCGGAAATTGCTGTGA
- a CDS encoding universal stress protein, producing MAMTATQKNESPLWQRILVPTDFSAPADAALSYAVRLALVSEAVLHVGHVVPVPHVLDPLYERGLHPPESLKRIWSNARRHIKTIIGSVADGEDATVRIHFAEGDAIEGLLAWTEKLKPDLIVIGTHGRTGTQRFFMGSVAEAIVRRAPCPVLTVRGAERATT from the coding sequence ATGGCAATGACAGCCACGCAGAAAAACGAGTCACCATTGTGGCAGCGTATTTTGGTTCCAACGGATTTTTCCGCACCAGCCGATGCGGCGTTATCCTATGCCGTGCGCCTTGCTCTGGTCAGCGAGGCAGTGCTGCACGTCGGTCACGTCGTTCCTGTCCCTCATGTCCTGGATCCTCTGTATGAACGTGGTCTCCACCCGCCCGAAAGTCTCAAGCGTATCTGGAGTAACGCACGCCGTCACATCAAGACGATTATCGGCTCTGTGGCCGACGGTGAGGACGCCACGGTACGGATTCACTTTGCTGAGGGCGATGCGATCGAAGGCCTGTTGGCGTGGACGGAGAAACTCAAGCCCGATCTGATCGTGATCGGGACGCATGGTCGCACCGGCACTCAACGCTTTTTCATGGGAAGCGTGGCAGAGGCGATTGTCCGGCGCGCACCGTGCCCTGTGCTCACGGTGCGGGGAGCAGAACGTGCCACGACATGA